In Rhizobium sp. CIAT894, the genomic window CCGTCGTGCCGGTGCGTGTGCCGCAGCTTGCCGAGCGCCGCGAAGATATTCCCTTCCTCGTCGACCAGCTGATGCGCCAGATTTCCGAGCAAGCCGGCATTCGTCCGCGCCGCATCGGCGACGACGCCATGGCCGTGCTGCAGGCGCATGACTGGCCGGGCAACATCCGTCAGCTGCGCAACAACATCGAGCGGCTGATGATCCTTGCCCGCACCGACGGGCCGGATGCGCCGATCACCGCCGACATGCTGCCGACCGATCTCGGCGACATGCTGCCGAAGGTGTCGGCCAAGAACGATTATCACATCATGACGCTGCCGCTGCGCGAAGCCCGCGAGATGTTCGAGAAGGATTACCTGATCGCCCAGATCAACCGCTTCGGCGGCAATATCTCGCGCACCGCCGAATTCGTCGGCATGGAACGTTCGGCGCTGCACCGCAAGCTGAAGTCGCTCGGCGTCTGATTCCTTCCGGCGCGGCCGAGGTCGCGCCGCGCCCTTATATATTGCCCTCCCGGAAGACCAGGTTTCCTATGCCGAGAATTGCCTATGTGAACGGCCGTTACGTCAAGCATTCCGATGCGAGCGTCCATATCGAGGATCGCGGTTACCAGTTCGCCGACGGCGTCTATGAGGTCTGCGAGGTCCGCCACGGCTATATCGTCGATCTCACCCGCCATCTGAACCGCCTCGACCGTTCGCTCGGTGAACTCGCCATCGCTTGGCCGATGAGCCGGGCGGCGCTGACGCAGGTCATTCGCCAGACGTTGCGCCGCAACCATGTCCGCAACGGGCTCTTTTACATGCAGGTGACGCGTGGCGTCGCGCGGCGCGATCACGTCTTCCCGGCCGTGGGCACGTCGCCGTCGCTCGTCATCACTGCCAAGAGCACCGATCCCAAAATCATCGCCGCCAAGAACGCTAACGGCATCCGGGCGATCACCGTTACCGACAATCGCTGGGACCGCGTCGACATCAAATCCGTCGGCCTGCTGCCGAACGCCATGGCCCGCCAGCAGGCCAAGGAGGCCGGCGCCCAGGAGGCGATCTATGTCGACGGCGACGGCATGGTGAAGGAGGGGGCGGCGACCAATATCTGGATCGTCGATTCCGAGGGAATGCTGGTGACGCGGCCGGCCGAACACGGCATCCTGCGCGGCATTACCCGCACCACGCTGATCGATGTCGCAGCCAAGTTGGGCCTCAAGATCGCTGAGCGAAACTTCTCGGTTTCCGAGATGCTCGCGGCCCGCGAGGTCTTCCTGACCGCAGCCACAAGTATTTGTTTTCCGGTCGTTTCCGTCGATGGCCAGGCAATCGCCAACGGCCATCCCGGCAGTGTTTCGCAGAAAATCCGCGAGGCCTTTTTCGACGTTGCGGAAAAGATTGCGATTTGATACCAAGATTTGCTGGACAGGTGGAATGAGGGTGCCGCCGGTCTTGCATGGAGAGATTGATTGATAGTCTACCGGCCAGATCGGGTCGGCAATAAAGAAAGAAGCGGCGCGATGGCGGAACGTTCTCAGAATCTGCAGGACTTATTTCTCAATACTGTTCGCAAGCAAAAGATTTCCCTGACAATCTTTTTGATCAACGGCGTGAAACTCACGGGCGTTGTTACGTCTTTTGACAATTTCTGTGTTCTTCTTCGCCGTGACGGCCATTCGCAGCTCGTGTATAAGCATGCGATCTCGACGATCATGCCGGGCCAGCCCATGCAGATGTTCGAGAGCGAAGAAGCAGCGTCCTAACAGGATCAGCCGTCATTTCGACACGCGATACCAAGAACGATTCGATCATCCCTGAGGCCGCCAAGCACAGGGACGACATGCGCGCGACTGTCGTCGTGCCGGTCCTGAAGTCGCGCAGTCGCGGCGGCCAGACCGAATCGGCCTCGACCCGCACGCCGGAAAGCCGGCTGGAAGAGGCGACCGGCCTTGCCCAGGCGATCGATCTCGATGTCGTCAACGGCCAGGTCGTGCCGGTGAATGATCCCAGGCCGGCAACGCTGCTCGGCACCGGCAAGATCGAGGAGATCAAGGCGCTGCTCAATGAGCGCGATTCCGGTCTCGTCATCGTCGATCATCCGCTGACACCGGTGCAGCAGCGCAATCTCGAAAAGGAATGGAACGCCAAGGTCATCGACCGGACGGGCCTGATCCTCGAAATCTTCGGCCGCCGCGCCTCCACCAAGGAAGGCACGCTGCAGGTCGATCTCGCCCATCTGAATTACCAGAAGGGCCGGCTGGTCAGAAGCTGGACCCACCTTGAACGCCAGCGCGGCGGCGGCGGCTTCATGGGCGGCCCCGGCGAAACCCAGATCGAAGCCGACCGGCGGCTGCTACAGGACCGCATCATCAAGCTCGAACGCGAGCTGGAGCAGGTCGTGCGCACTCGCCAGTTGCATCGCGCCAAGCGCCGCAAGGTCCCGCACCCGATCGTGGCGCTGGTCGGCTATACCAATGCCGGCAAATCGACGCTGTTCAACCGCATCACCGGCGCCGGCGTGCTGGCCGAAGACATGCTCTTTGCCACGCTCGACCCGACGCTTCGCCGCATGAAGCTGCCGCATGGCCGCACCGTCATTCTGTCCGACACCGTCGGCTTCATCTCCGACCTGCCGACCCATCTGGTCGCCGCCTTCCGCGCAACGCTGGAAGAGGTGCTGGAAGCCGATCTGATCCTGCATGTCCGCGACATGTCCGATGCCGACAACCAGGCGCAGAGCTCCGACGTGATGCGCATCCTGAACGACCTCGGCATCGACGAGGCCGAAGCGGAGAAGCGGCTGATCGAGGTCTGGAACAAGATCGACCGGCTGGAGCCCGAAGTGCACGACGCCATGGTGCAGAAATCATCAGGCGCCAGCAACGTCGTGGCGGTTTCCGCCGTCAGCGGCGAGGGCGTCGACACGCTGATGGACGAGATCAGCCGCCGCCTCTCCGGGGTGATGACCGAAACCACCATCCGCCTTCCCGTCGACAAGCTGGCGCTGCTGCCCTGGCTCTACGACCACGCGATCGTCGATGGTCGCGAGGACAACGAAGACGGCTCGGTCACCCTCGATCTGCGCCTGTCGGAAACCGAAGCCACCGAACTCGAACGCCGCATCGGCAATGGACCGAAGCCGCCGCGTGAGGATTGGGAGCGGTGACGCATTCCCTTCTCCCCAGCGGGGAGAAGGTGGCCCGAAGGGTCGGATGAGGGGGCCACACGGTTCGCCCTTCATGCTATTCTTCGCTCGCGCTCAGGGTGAGCTATCTCCGGCGACTTTAACCCCACTCTCCGTCATGCTCGGCCTTGAGCCGAGCATCCACGCCGCATCCGCCAGCAGTCGTGGCATGGGTCCTCGGCTCAAGGCCGAGGACGACGGAGAGTGGGGATTGCTTCGCGCCAAAATCGGCCGGCCTATCCAGCCGTCACAGCCCGCTCGATCGCCTTGGCCGCCTGCCAGATCTCCTCCATCCGCTCCAGGCTGGCTGCCTCCAGCGTCTCACCTTTTGCTTCAAGAACCGTCTCTATATGACTGAACCGTCGGCGGAATTTCGTATTCGTTCCGCGCAGCGCCTGTTCCGGATCGGTCTCCACATGCCGGCCGATATTGACGACCGCGAAGATCAGGTCGCCGAGCTCGTCGCTGACCTTTGCGCGGTCGCCATCTCCGAGCGCCACCCGCAATTCGCCGATCTCCTCCTCGATCTTGTCGAGGATCGGCTCGGGGGCCGACCAGTCGAAGCCGACTTTGGCGGCGCGTTCCTGCAGCTTCAGCGCTTCCGTCAAAGCCGGGAAGCTGCGCTGCACGGAGCCGAGGAACCCGCCCTTGAAATCCTCGGTGATCCCCCGCCGCGCCCGGCGCTCGGTGCGCTCGCGTTTCTCGGCCTGCTTGATCTCGTCCCACTGGATCTTCACCGCATCGGGCGTATCGGCTTCCGAGCGGGCAAAAACATGCGGGTGGCGGCGGATCATCTTGGTGGTGATGGCGTTGACGACGTCGCCGAAGGAGAATTCCCCGGCCTCCTCGGCCATGCGGGCATGAAAGACCACCTGCAGTAAGAGGTCGCCAAGCTCGTCGCAGAGATCGTCCATATCGCCACGCTCGATCGCGTCGGAGACCTCATAGGCCTCCTCGATCGTATAGGGCTTGATCGTTTCGAAGTTCTGCTCGATGTCCCAGGGGCAGCCCGTCTCGGGATGGCGCAGCGCCGCCATGATCTCGATCAGCCGTGAAATGTCTTTGGAAGGTTCCATGGTGCCTCAGTTGAGCGGTATATCGTTGGCGCTCTTCGATGACTGGTAACTGGAAGACAGCGCATCGTAGCGCGCCTTGATGCGGGCGGTCTGCGCCTTCAGCGCCGTTTTCAGGGAAGGCTCTTCGGTCTCGACGAGATCGGCGATGGCAAAACTGTTCCAGAAGGCGTTTTGCCTGCGATAACCGCCCGGTTCAAGCCCGAAGACCTCCTTCAGGATCTTGAGGTCGTGCGGAATGGCGAAGGCATCGCGAGAATCCTCGTGACTGAAGAAATAGTAGAAATTATCGAAGCCCGCCCAAGTGATCGCCGACATGCACATGGTGCAGGGTTCGTGCGTCGACAGGAAGATCAGATCCTTGGTTTGCGGCTTGTCGCCAAGCTCGTAGAACCGCTTCAGCGTATGCACCTCGCCGTGCCAGAGTGGGTTCTCGAGCTCGTTGTTGGTCTCGGCGACGACGAGCGATAGATCGGATTTCCTCAAGATCGCCGCACCGAACACCTTATTCCCCAGCGAAACGCCATGCTCGGTCAGCGGCAGGATATCGTCTTCAATAACCGAAAGCAGGCGGGAGGCGATGGTCTTGTCAGGCATTGGCATCTCCGGTTTTCCCCGCACTCTATCGTCTTGGCGGTGCGAGTGAAATGCGCCAAACGCCGGTGGACGCCGTTTGTCACAGGCTTTACAGTGCGCTGCAGCAAATGCGCTCACCTGTGCTGTTTCGGTCAGTATGGGTGACTTTTCTCAAATCATTGATGACGCGAGCAAAAGAATACGCGCATGCTGGGGCTTTCGAATTTCTGTTCCTTCAATCGCTTGTCGATCAAGGGCATATTCTGGCAACTTCGAAGTGGATTGATGATGCCTTCCAAGACTGAACAGCTTTCGGTATTTCCCGCCTTCTTTCGCGTGGAAGGCCAGAAGACGGCTGTCTTCGGCAATGGCGACGAAGCTTTCGCCAAGGTGCGGCTGCTGCTCAACACGCGGGCGCGGATTGTCGCCTATGCCGACCGGCCGCAAGCCGATTACCACGCCTTCCTGATCGCCAATCGCATGGAAACCGTGCGCGCCGGCTTTTCCGCCGAGCAGGTCGCGGGGGCAGCGCTCGTCTTTGCCGCCACCGGCAATGAAGCCGACGACCGCGAGATCGTCGATGCCGCCCGCGCCGCGAGCATCCCGGCCAATGCCGTCGATCAGCCCGATTACTGCGATTTCTTCACGCCGGCGCTGGTCAATCGTGCGCCTGTCGCTGTCGCGATCGGCACCGAAGGGGCGGGACCGGTTCTGGCCCAGATGATCCGCGCGCAGATCGATCAGCTGCTTTCGCCCTCGCTCGGACGGCTTGCCGGTCTGGCGACGAGCTACCGCAAATCAGTCGAGCAACTGGTTCCCCGCGGTGTTTCCCGCCGCGTCTTCTGGCGTCGCTTTTTTTCGGGCCCCGTCGCCGATGCGGTCGCCAACGGCAACCTGCCGCAGGCCCAGCACGCCGCCGACCGGCTGCTGCATTCCATGGATCGGGTCGCCGGCCATGTCTGGCTCGTTGGTGCCGGTCCGGGTGCCGAGGATCTGCTGACGCTGCGCGCCCAGCGCGTGATGATGGAGGCCGACGTCATTGTTTATGACGCTCTCGTGCCGCAAGCGATCGTCGATATGGGCCGCCGCGATGCCGAACGGCTTTCCGTCGGCAAACGTAAGGGCTGTCATTCCAAGTCCCAGGAAGAGATCAACGAGCTGCTCGTCGATCTCGGCCGCCAGGGCAAACGCGTCGTCCGGCTCAAGTCAGGCGATCCGCTGGTCTATGGCCGGGCAGGGGAAGAAATGGCGGCCTTGCGCGCGGCTGGCATCACCTATGAGGTCGTGCCCGGCATCACCTCGGCTTTCGCCGCCGCTGCCGATTTCGAGCTGCCGCTGACGCTGCGCGGCGTTGCCTCCTCCCTGGTCTTCACCACGGGCCATGATCTCACCGGCGACGTTCTGCCCGATTGGGCAAGTCTTGCCGTCTCCGGCGCGACGATCGCCGTCTATATGGGGCGCACGGTTGCCGCCTCCGTCGCCGAGCGGCTGATGCAGGCCGGCATTCCCGCCGAAACCACCGTCGCCGTCATCGAAAATGCCAGCCGCGCCGAGCGCCGCCTGTTGCATGGCACGCTTGCCGATCTGCCCGATCTGCAGCACCGCGATGAGTTGACCGGGCCTGTCATGGTCATTATCGGCGATGCGGTCGCCGGCGCCAATTTCGAACTGTCCGAGCCGCTGGTGCGTGCGAACGCCCGGCTCGAGGAACTTGCAAGGAGCTGAATATGGGTGACAAGGTTCTGACGGCCAACCGGCTGACGGACGGCATTGCTGTCTGGCTGGATGCGAACGGGAAATGGTCCACCTCGCTGCAGGAGGCGCTTGTCGCCCGTCATAACGAAGCCGTCGAAGCGCTTGAGGCGATCGGCAAGAAATCCTATGCCGACAACGAGGTCGTTGACGTCGCCGTCGTCGACGTTCAGGAAACCAACGGCATTCTCTGGCCGCTGCGTCTTCGCGAGCGCATCCGCGCTCAGGGCCCGACCATGGAATACGCACCGGGCTACGCTCCCGCCGATCCCGAATTCATTGCAGTCTGAGGAAGACGATGTACCGTTACGACGAATTTGACCATGCTTTTGTCACCGAGCGCGTCGAGCAGTTTCGCGATCAGGTTCAGCGCCGCCTTGCCGGCGAGCTGGCCGAGGATGCATTCAAGCCGCTGCGCCTGATGAACGGCGTCTACCTGCAGCTCCATGCCTATATGCTGCGTATCGCCATTCCCTATGGAACGCTGAGTGCGCGCCAGATGCGCATGCTTGCCCATATCGCCCGCACCTATGATCGCGGTTACGGTCACTTCACCACGCGCCAGAACCTGCAGTTCAACTGGCCGAAACTGTCTGACATTCCCGATGCGCTTGCCGACCTCGCAAGCGTCGAGATGCATGCGCTGCAAACTTCGGGCAACTGCATCAGAAACGTGACGGCTGATCATTTTGCGGGTGCAGCCGCCGACGAAGTCGCTGATCCCAGACCCTATGCCGAAATCCTGCGCCAGTGGTCGTCGGTTCACCCGGAATTCTCCTTCCTGCCGCGCAAGTTCAAGATCGCCGTGACCGGCGCCGAGCGCGACCGCGCTGCGATCCAGGTCCATGATATCGGCCTGCACCTGAAGACGAACGACAAGGGCGAGATCGGTTTTGCCGTCTATGTCGGCGGCGGTCAGGGCCGTACGCCGATGATCGCCAAGCTGATCCGCGACTTCCTGCCCGAGGAAGACCTGCTTTCATACACCACCGCAATCGTGCGCGTGTACAATCTGCACGGCCGCCGCGACAACAAGTACAAGGCGCGCATCAAGATCCTCGTGCACGAAACCGGCGCCGAGGAACTGACGCGCCAGGTGGAAGCCGAATTTGCTGCGCTGAAGAATACCGAACTCAAGCTGCCGGCCGCCGATGTCGAGGCGATCTCTTCCTATTTCGCGCTGCCGGCTCTGCCTCAGCGCGCCGAGGGCTGGCAAAACCTCGCCCGCTGGAAGAAGGCCGATGCCGGCTTCGCCCGCTGGGTGCAGCAGAACGTGCAACCGCACAAGAACCCCGATTACGGCATGGTGACGATCTCGCTGAAGCCGATCGGCGGCATTCCGGGCGACGCCACCGATGCGCAGATGGATGCGATCGCCGATCTCGCCGAAGAATATGCCTTCGACGAAATCCGCGTCAGCCATGAGCAGAACCTGATCCTGCCGCATGTGGCGCTGGCCGATCTCGAAGCGGTCTATCGCGGCCTCGTCGCTATCAATCTGGCCGAAGCGAATGCCGGCCTGATCACCGATATCATTGCCTGTCCGGGGCTGGATTATTGCGCGCTCGCCAATGCGCGCTCCATTCCGTTGGCGCAGGAAATCTCCCGCCGCTTCGGCGCTGCCGAACGCCAGGCCGAGATCGGCGAGCTGAAGATCAAGATCTCCGGCTGCATCAATGCCTGCGGTCACCACCATGTCGGCCATATCGGCCTGCTCGGTGTGGAGAAGAAGGGCGCCGAACTCTACCAGATCACCCTCGGCGGTTCCGGCGACGAACATACCTCAATCGGCGAGATCATCGGCCGCGGCTTCGAGCCGGACCGGGTGACGGATGCGATCGAGACGATCGTCGACACCTATCTCGGCCTGCGCTTCGATCAATCCGAAACCTTCCTTGCCGCCTATCGCCGTGTCGGACCGCAGCCTTTCAAGACCGCGCTCTACGGCTCGGCTGCCGAAGCGGCATAAGGAGGGGATGATGACCAAGATCTGGAGAGAAACCGGTTTTGTCGAAAACGATCCCTGGGTGATCGAGACGGACGAGGTGAAGGCGACCGGCGCGCAGAAGCCGCTGCTCAGCCTCGACGAACTGATCGCCAAGGCCGATGGAAGCAACGATGTCGGCCTCGGCGTGCTGATCAAGCCGGCCGATGACGTGCGCCGGCTGGAGCCTTATCTCGATCGCCTTGAAATCGTTGCTGTCGCCTTTCCGGCCTTCAACGACGGCCGCGCCTTCAGCCATGCCTCGCTGCTGCGCCAGCGCCTGGGTTATGCCAATGAGCTGCGCGCGGTCGGCGACGTGCTGATCGATCAAGTGCCGCTGATGCTGCGTGTCGGCATCGACAGCTTTTCCGTGACCAACGCCACGGCGCTGAAGCGGCTGGCGGAAAACCGTCTTCCGGCGATTCCGCATCATTATCAGCCGGCGGTGCGTGACGCCGAAGCCGGCAAGGGCTATAGTTGGCGCCGTCAGGCGAAGCCGGCCGCATAAGCGGCCGGTCCGCCTTTTTACGATGGCGGAATGGGTAGCATGAAGACATTCGAAGTGGCGGTGATCGGTGGTGGTCTCGCCGGCATGATCGCCGCAATCGCGCTGGCGCGCGGCGGCCGCAACGTGGCGCTAGTGGCGCCCGTTGCTGCGAAGGAAGACCGGCGCACCACAGCGCTGATGGATCAGTCTATCCGCTTTCTCGATCGCCTGACGCTCTGGGAAAAGCTGCGCCCGGCCGCAGCACCC contains:
- a CDS encoding D-amino-acid transaminase codes for the protein MPRIAYVNGRYVKHSDASVHIEDRGYQFADGVYEVCEVRHGYIVDLTRHLNRLDRSLGELAIAWPMSRAALTQVIRQTLRRNHVRNGLFYMQVTRGVARRDHVFPAVGTSPSLVITAKSTDPKIIAAKNANGIRAITVTDNRWDRVDIKSVGLLPNAMARQQAKEAGAQEAIYVDGDGMVKEGAATNIWIVDSEGMLVTRPAEHGILRGITRTTLIDVAAKLGLKIAERNFSVSEMLAAREVFLTAATSICFPVVSVDGQAIANGHPGSVSQKIREAFFDVAEKIAI
- the hfq gene encoding RNA chaperone Hfq, which translates into the protein MAERSQNLQDLFLNTVRKQKISLTIFLINGVKLTGVVTSFDNFCVLLRRDGHSQLVYKHAISTIMPGQPMQMFESEEAAS
- the hflX gene encoding GTPase HflX gives rise to the protein MRATVVVPVLKSRSRGGQTESASTRTPESRLEEATGLAQAIDLDVVNGQVVPVNDPRPATLLGTGKIEEIKALLNERDSGLVIVDHPLTPVQQRNLEKEWNAKVIDRTGLILEIFGRRASTKEGTLQVDLAHLNYQKGRLVRSWTHLERQRGGGGFMGGPGETQIEADRRLLQDRIIKLERELEQVVRTRQLHRAKRRKVPHPIVALVGYTNAGKSTLFNRITGAGVLAEDMLFATLDPTLRRMKLPHGRTVILSDTVGFISDLPTHLVAAFRATLEEVLEADLILHVRDMSDADNQAQSSDVMRILNDLGIDEAEAEKRLIEVWNKIDRLEPEVHDAMVQKSSGASNVVAVSAVSGEGVDTLMDEISRRLSGVMTETTIRLPVDKLALLPWLYDHAIVDGREDNEDGSVTLDLRLSETEATELERRIGNGPKPPREDWER
- the mazG gene encoding nucleoside triphosphate pyrophosphohydrolase produces the protein MEPSKDISRLIEIMAALRHPETGCPWDIEQNFETIKPYTIEEAYEVSDAIERGDMDDLCDELGDLLLQVVFHARMAEEAGEFSFGDVVNAITTKMIRRHPHVFARSEADTPDAVKIQWDEIKQAEKRERTERRARRGITEDFKGGFLGSVQRSFPALTEALKLQERAAKVGFDWSAPEPILDKIEEEIGELRVALGDGDRAKVSDELGDLIFAVVNIGRHVETDPEQALRGTNTKFRRRFSHIETVLEAKGETLEAASLERMEEIWQAAKAIERAVTAG
- a CDS encoding nucleoside deaminase, with the translated sequence MPDKTIASRLLSVIEDDILPLTEHGVSLGNKVFGAAILRKSDLSLVVAETNNELENPLWHGEVHTLKRFYELGDKPQTKDLIFLSTHEPCTMCMSAITWAGFDNFYYFFSHEDSRDAFAIPHDLKILKEVFGLEPGGYRRQNAFWNSFAIADLVETEEPSLKTALKAQTARIKARYDALSSSYQSSKSANDIPLN
- the cysG gene encoding siroheme synthase CysG translates to MPSKTEQLSVFPAFFRVEGQKTAVFGNGDEAFAKVRLLLNTRARIVAYADRPQADYHAFLIANRMETVRAGFSAEQVAGAALVFAATGNEADDREIVDAARAASIPANAVDQPDYCDFFTPALVNRAPVAVAIGTEGAGPVLAQMIRAQIDQLLSPSLGRLAGLATSYRKSVEQLVPRGVSRRVFWRRFFSGPVADAVANGNLPQAQHAADRLLHSMDRVAGHVWLVGAGPGAEDLLTLRAQRVMMEADVIVYDALVPQAIVDMGRRDAERLSVGKRKGCHSKSQEEINELLVDLGRQGKRVVRLKSGDPLVYGRAGEEMAALRAAGITYEVVPGITSAFAAAADFELPLTLRGVASSLVFTTGHDLTGDVLPDWASLAVSGATIAVYMGRTVAASVAERLMQAGIPAETTVAVIENASRAERRLLHGTLADLPDLQHRDELTGPVMVIIGDAVAGANFELSEPLVRANARLEELARS
- a CDS encoding DUF2849 domain-containing protein, whose protein sequence is MGDKVLTANRLTDGIAVWLDANGKWSTSLQEALVARHNEAVEALEAIGKKSYADNEVVDVAVVDVQETNGILWPLRLRERIRAQGPTMEYAPGYAPADPEFIAV
- a CDS encoding nitrite/sulfite reductase, which encodes MYRYDEFDHAFVTERVEQFRDQVQRRLAGELAEDAFKPLRLMNGVYLQLHAYMLRIAIPYGTLSARQMRMLAHIARTYDRGYGHFTTRQNLQFNWPKLSDIPDALADLASVEMHALQTSGNCIRNVTADHFAGAAADEVADPRPYAEILRQWSSVHPEFSFLPRKFKIAVTGAERDRAAIQVHDIGLHLKTNDKGEIGFAVYVGGGQGRTPMIAKLIRDFLPEEDLLSYTTAIVRVYNLHGRRDNKYKARIKILVHETGAEELTRQVEAEFAALKNTELKLPAADVEAISSYFALPALPQRAEGWQNLARWKKADAGFARWVQQNVQPHKNPDYGMVTISLKPIGGIPGDATDAQMDAIADLAEEYAFDEIRVSHEQNLILPHVALADLEAVYRGLVAINLAEANAGLITDIIACPGLDYCALANARSIPLAQEISRRFGAAERQAEIGELKIKISGCINACGHHHVGHIGLLGVEKKGAELYQITLGGSGDEHTSIGEIIGRGFEPDRVTDAIETIVDTYLGLRFDQSETFLAAYRRVGPQPFKTALYGSAAEAA
- a CDS encoding DUF934 domain-containing protein, with amino-acid sequence MTKIWRETGFVENDPWVIETDEVKATGAQKPLLSLDELIAKADGSNDVGLGVLIKPADDVRRLEPYLDRLEIVAVAFPAFNDGRAFSHASLLRQRLGYANELRAVGDVLIDQVPLMLRVGIDSFSVTNATALKRLAENRLPAIPHHYQPAVRDAEAGKGYSWRRQAKPAA